In Spirobacillus cienkowskii, a genomic segment contains:
- the udk gene encoding uridine kinase: protein MWQKHSYKLHSLEYKIREAKGILNQINVSPVQPYVIGVCGGSGSGKTTFCKQLVKHLGQEHVLHISQDYYYKDLSHLSFDQREKINFDHPDTIEFPLLVSHLDALALGKSVTIPLYDFAKHSRLNNNQFATPKPIVILEGILLFADTDIEKRINHKVFIETSEKVRFERRLKRDVRERGRTPESVHSQFNSTVSPMHNVYVEPGKSKADQIISGEQSFEQVIEDLSLKIIKEVLFL, encoded by the coding sequence ATGTGGCAAAAGCACTCTTATAAATTGCATTCACTTGAATACAAAATTCGAGAGGCAAAAGGTATTTTAAACCAAATTAATGTAAGCCCTGTGCAACCTTATGTTATAGGGGTTTGTGGCGGCTCTGGGAGTGGAAAAACGACGTTTTGCAAACAACTTGTCAAACACCTGGGACAAGAGCATGTCCTTCACATAAGCCAGGACTACTATTATAAAGATTTGAGCCATCTTTCGTTTGACCAAAGAGAAAAAATTAATTTTGATCATCCGGATACCATTGAATTCCCTCTCCTTGTTTCTCACCTAGATGCCCTTGCCTTAGGCAAAAGCGTCACCATCCCTCTCTACGACTTTGCAAAGCATAGTAGACTCAACAATAATCAATTTGCTACCCCAAAACCAATTGTAATTCTTGAAGGAATTTTACTTTTTGCAGATACAGATATTGAAAAGAGAATTAATCATAAAGTTTTTATAGAAACTTCAGAAAAAGTTCGATTTGAAAGACGGCTTAAAAGAGATGTTCGGGAACGAGGCAGAACTCCAGAATCTGTCCATTCACAATTCAATTCAACGGTAAGTCCTATGCATAATGTTTATGTTGAACCCGGAAAATCGAAAGCAGATCAAATTATATCTGGAGAGCAGTCATTTGAACAAGTTATTGAAGATCTTTCACTAAAAATAATAAAAGAAGTATTATTTTTATAA
- a CDS encoding cobalamin B12-binding domain-containing protein, whose protein sequence is MKTRFSFLARSLHFFLSSENDHSGGHVLGGVSFSKIPRVLIAKCGLDGHDRGAKYIAKALRDAGMEVIYTGVRQSTDDVAQTAIQEDVDIVGLSLLSGAHNTLFPKLIEALKNQGGGDIPVFGGGVIPKSDIPYLKSIGVKAIFTPGTTVEDVIKEIKKILEG, encoded by the coding sequence ATGAAAACACGCTTCAGCTTTTTAGCAAGGTCCCTTCATTTTTTTTTATCTAGTGAAAACGACCACTCAGGAGGTCATGTCCTTGGTGGAGTTTCATTTTCTAAAATTCCGAGGGTCTTAATTGCAAAATGTGGACTCGATGGGCACGATCGTGGGGCAAAATATATTGCAAAAGCTTTGCGTGATGCTGGTATGGAAGTGATTTACACAGGGGTGCGGCAGTCAACAGATGATGTTGCGCAAACAGCAATTCAGGAAGATGTTGATATTGTTGGTTTATCTCTGCTTTCTGGCGCCCATAATACTCTTTTTCCTAAATTAATAGAAGCCTTAAAAAACCAAGGAGGAGGGGATATCCCCGTATTTGGTGGGGGTGTAATCCCTAAGTCAGATATTCCTTATTTAAAATCTATTGGTGTGAAGGCGATTTTTACCCCCGGGACAACAGTGGAAGACGTCATCAAGGAAATTAAGAAAATACTTGAAGGATAA
- a CDS encoding acyl-CoA carboxylase subunit beta: MAITTEKALKILNAEKLKSIEGGGAKKIEIQHEKGKMTARERIVELLDAGTFVELDAFVTHQCNHFNMEKQKFLGDGVVTGFGQIAGRLVYLFAQDFTILGGSLGEMHAKKICKIMDLAIQNGAPIIGLNDSGGARIQEGVASLGGYADIFYKNTLASGVVPQISAILGPCAGGAVYSPAITDFTVMTQNTSHMFITGPDVIKTVTGENIDFESLGGAETHNSKSGVADFMCSDEYETIFFIKKILTYIPQNNLDSPPFYLSQDSPFRADEELNFMIPDNPNQPYSMKDIIKRVCDIDSFLEIQPFFAKNMIIGFARLNGFSVGIVANDPMNLAGVLDINASIKAARFVRFCDAFNIPLIVFTDVPGFLPGTDQEWRGIIKHGAKLLYAFCEATVPRFTVITKKAYGGAYDVMNSKHIGADYNIAWPSAEIAVMGPEGACNIIFKNEILNSANSEAKRKELIQDYRDTFANPYVTAQKGFIDDVVEPKMTRSLLIQALNANKNKRKQLPKRKHGNIPL; the protein is encoded by the coding sequence ATGGCCATCACAACAGAAAAAGCATTAAAAATTTTAAACGCCGAAAAACTAAAATCCATCGAAGGAGGCGGTGCAAAAAAAATTGAAATTCAGCATGAAAAAGGAAAAATGACCGCCAGAGAAAGAATTGTTGAACTTTTAGATGCTGGAACATTTGTCGAACTTGATGCATTCGTCACTCATCAATGTAACCATTTTAATATGGAAAAGCAGAAGTTTTTAGGTGATGGTGTTGTTACAGGATTTGGTCAAATTGCAGGAAGACTTGTTTATTTATTTGCGCAAGATTTTACAATATTAGGTGGTTCTCTTGGAGAAATGCATGCTAAAAAAATATGTAAAATTATGGATTTAGCTATTCAAAATGGTGCTCCCATTATTGGTTTGAACGATAGTGGTGGTGCCAGAATTCAAGAAGGTGTGGCAAGTTTAGGTGGGTATGCCGATATTTTTTATAAAAATACGTTAGCAAGTGGTGTTGTGCCCCAAATTAGCGCTATTTTAGGGCCTTGTGCTGGTGGTGCTGTGTATTCGCCTGCAATCACAGATTTTACTGTTATGACGCAGAACACATCGCATATGTTTATTACAGGACCAGATGTGATTAAAACAGTGACGGGTGAGAATATTGACTTTGAGTCTCTTGGAGGCGCCGAAACTCATAATTCAAAAAGTGGTGTTGCTGACTTTATGTGTTCAGATGAATACGAAACCATTTTTTTTATAAAAAAAATACTCACCTACATTCCCCAAAATAATTTAGATTCCCCGCCATTTTATTTATCTCAAGACTCTCCTTTTCGGGCAGATGAAGAACTTAATTTTATGATACCCGATAATCCTAACCAACCTTATTCAATGAAAGACATTATTAAGAGAGTATGCGACATCGATTCTTTTTTAGAAATTCAGCCTTTTTTTGCAAAAAATATGATTATTGGATTTGCAAGACTAAATGGATTTTCAGTAGGAATTGTTGCAAATGATCCTATGAATTTAGCTGGAGTATTAGATATCAATGCAAGTATTAAAGCAGCGAGATTTGTTAGATTTTGTGACGCGTTTAATATTCCATTAATTGTGTTTACAGATGTGCCAGGTTTTTTGCCTGGCACAGATCAAGAGTGGCGAGGAATAATTAAACATGGAGCAAAACTTCTTTACGCATTTTGTGAAGCAACAGTTCCACGTTTTACAGTTATTACAAAAAAAGCATATGGTGGAGCATACGATGTGATGAACTCAAAACATATTGGTGCAGATTATAATATTGCTTGGCCATCAGCAGAAATTGCGGTGATGGGTCCAGAGGGGGCATGCAATATTATTTTTAAAAACGAGATTTTAAATTCTGCCAATTCTGAAGCTAAACGAAAAGAACTCATTCAAGATTATCGCGATACGTTTGCAAACCCATATGTGACTGCGCAAAAAGGTTTTATTGATGATGTTGTTGAGCCAAAAATGACCCGAAGCCTATTGATTCAAGCCTTGAATGCAAATAAAAATAAAAGGAAACAGCTACCAAAAAGAAAACATGGTAACATACCATTATAA